One Punica granatum isolate Tunisia-2019 chromosome 3, ASM765513v2, whole genome shotgun sequence genomic window carries:
- the LOC116200559 gene encoding protein MID1-COMPLEMENTING ACTIVITY 1-like — protein MRMGKLEDVLRRTAELVVSCSEKSYLYMVAILSMVAIGWDVAYQFRQLLVAIGWDHLKEALKAIKADNRAYSLDDEELMVQMAILKPDRTGEDANAMENALSRAYLVLSLRDALEAERSKLQIEHSRSEDAGRCRLIEHLIGVIDSATNDRQSKKVKKLFGE, from the exons ATGAGGATGGGCAAGCTGGAGGATGTACTGAGGAGGACTGCGGAGCTGGTGGTGAGCTGCAGTGAGAAGAGCTACCTCTACATGGTGGCCATCCTTTCCATGGTGGCCATTGGGTGGGACGTTGCATATCAGTTTCGGCAATTGTTGGTGGCCATCGGGTGGGAC CACTTGAAAGAGGCATTGAAGGCGATTAAGGCAGATAACAGGGCGTACTCACTCGATGATGAAGAGTTAATGGTGCAGATGGCAATCCTCAAGCCCGATAGGACTGGAGAGGACGCCAATGCTATGGAGAATGCGCTCTCCCGGGCTTACCTAGTACTGAGCCTTAGAGATGCTCTGGAGGCAGAAAGATCCAAGCTACAGATTGAGCATTCAAGGTCAGAGGATGCAGGGCGCTGCCGCCTTATCGAGCACCTGATTGGAGTCATCGATAGTGCAACCAATGATCGACAGAGCAAGAAGGTCAAGAAGCTCTTTGGTGAATGA